One window of the Pieris brassicae chromosome 4, ilPieBrab1.1, whole genome shotgun sequence genome contains the following:
- the LOC123707946 gene encoding fibronectin type-III domain-containing protein 3a isoform X1 → MVGVGVAEGGTGGAPDGYYGEYYPPEPYYVQPEMCAHPPQHPQHTHMCTMHADYTGMPVVTSATMMPQLMPPVMDEGMRHYLVHPHQHHHQPHHQPHHQQPHHQAQPLHQPPHPYGPTNGASGPQHFYNPGYTTHYHHVPPHHMQHSPPPPLYPKDERTQRQYSKLKQKLERKQNNRNNGTEINSGASTPSLSPRKELNGRGGGSGGASSGTWSEGEGSSAGASIQGDDDNDTQALLDLLSATRTPQVSDMTPTSALVQWNSPIPEGVTMPNVDLTYDLLLGDRGRYKAIYSGPSLSCRVRDLRPGCEYSVCLQIRAGELIGAASEAAIFRAPPAPPDQLPSARVTQRQRTSLLLRWPTATENGARVTHYILEMDSGEGFAEITRPRTRQHTVNNLRPQTRYRFRIAAVNECGRGEWSEETVVWTAGSPPPAPAPPLLSDPTTTALKLNWDRRADEEFTLQMDDASRGHGFLPVYSGPDCSHVCEGLRRATDYRFRLRCETADGQGPWSIEVTYTTLPERPGPPGRPAIRGKVHSRAFRLKWEPPGDDGGAKIDSYTLELDGGEGYRCTYQGTEREAHCDRLSPGTSYRARVRCANVAGESDWAVSDVLSTEATIPGACCAPELVTDPRATVATVRWRPPECTGGAPIAEYRVEIAGDDGVVRQAYTGSQVEFTVRDLTPGSQYRLWVTACNAVGVSAPSPALRFETKAAPPDAPEPPVATIESPTSARLEWIPPASNGAPIVDYQVEMSGINVDDSFTQVYRGTETTYVVESLTPFTPYFFRVCATNAAGRGPWSGMKDALTPRAPPAAPTGIRHESTADSLHLFWRVPACHGAEILSYRVKVGEEAFESEGSTPEQLVEGLEPNTVYGVRVAALNELGLGEWSEEARAGTRPRPPAPPRLRVAQAAHNHIRLEWAEATEGVQYCVEMRAPDAREFRPVYRGSARACKVKKLREATTYWFRIRASEERGGRGPWSAAVASTTPSAPPPAPAAPSATLTAPKVALVAWEPLDDAEFVLQCARAKDAVYKQIYSGTETQFQLEDLEYSAEYLLRVCAVRNGLTSAWSGATRLAVGAAPVGGRTRRARPPRTLSPRQVALVMAGGFLLLAVLVAVLVQRLVEPVP, encoded by the exons ATGGTGGGCGTGGGAGTGGCCGAGGGCGGCACGGGCGGCGCCCCCGACGGCTACTACGGCGAGTACTACCCGCCGGAGCCCTATTATGTCCAGCCGGAGATGTGCGCGCACCCGCCGCAGCACCCGCAACACACGCATATGTGCACCATGCACGCTGACTATA CTGGCATGCCGGTGGTAACATCAGCGACAATGATGCCACAGTTGATGCCGCCAGTGATGGATGAGGGCATGCGGCACTATCTGGTACACCCGCACCAGCATCATCACCAGCCGCATCACCAGCCCCATCACCAACAGCCCCACCATCAGGCCCAGCCGCTTCACCAACCACCCCACCCATAT GGTCCCACAAATGGTGCAAGCGGTCCACAGCACTTCTACAATCCGGGGTACACAACACACTACCATCACGTGCCTCCACACCACATGCAGCATTCACCACCACCACCATTATACCCAAAAGATGAAAGAACTCAGCGGCAGTATTCAAAGCTAAAACAGAAGCTGGAAAGGAagcaaaataatagaaataatggCACAG AAATTAACTCCGGTGCCAGTACGCCGTCACTGTCGCCACGCAAAGAACTTAATGGACGTGGAGGAGGTAGTGGTGGAGCTTCATCAGGAACATGGTCAGAGGGCGAGGGTTCTTCAGCAGGTGCTTCAATACAGGGCGACGATGACAATGATACACAAGCTTTGCTAGATCTGCTGTCTGCTACGAGAACTCCTCAG GTCAGTGATATGACCCCAACAAGTGCTCTCGTGCAGTGGAACTCCCCAATACCAGAAGGTGTGACTATGCCCAATGTTGATCTGACATATGATTTACTACTGGGAGACCGTGGTCGGTACAAGGCTATTTATAGTGGACCTTCACTATCGTGCAG GGTAAGAGACTTGAGGCCTGGCTGTGAATACTCGGTGTGTCTACAAATCCGCGCCGGCGAGCTTATAGGCGCCGCGAGCGAGGCCGCCATTTTCCGCGCGCCCCCCGCACCCCCGGACCAACTGCCCTCCGCCCGCGTCACCCAGAGGCAGCGGACCTCGCTACTCCTACGCTGGCCTACCGCCACCGAAAACGGCGCCCGCGTCACCCACTACATTCTCGAAATGGACTCCGGCGAGGGCTTCGCAGAGATCACGCGACCGCGCACCCGCCAGCATACAGTAAACAACCTCCGACCGCAGACGCGGTACAGGTTCCGCATCGCGGCCGTGAACGAATGCGGCCGCGGAGAATGGAGCGAGGAGACCGTGGTGTGGACGGCTGGATCTCCGCCACCCGCGCCCGCCCCGCCACTCCTGTCCGACCCCACCACCACCGCGCTCAAGCTCAACTGGGATCGCCGCGCCGATGAGGAGTTCACTCTGCAGATGGACGACGCGAGCCGAGGGCACGGCTTCTTGCCGGTGTACAGCGGACCCGATTGCTCTCACGTGTGCGAGGGCCTACGGAGAGCCACGGACTATCGATTTCGATTACGTTGCGAGACCGCGGACGGCCAGGGCCCTTGGTCAATAGAAGTGACCTACACTACGCTTCCGGAGAGACCCGGCCCTCCCGGCCGACCGGCGATTCGCGGGAAGGTACATTCGCGAGCGTTCAGGCTCAAGTGGGAACCTCCCGGGGACGACGGTGGGGCCAAGATTGACTCCTACACGTTGGAGCTCGACGGCGGTGAAGGCTACCGCTGCACTTATCAAGGTACCGAACGAGAAGCACATTGCGACAGATTATCACCGGGAACGTCTTATCGTGCCAGAGTTCGGTGTGCAAACGTGGCCGGCGAGAGCGACTGGGCCGTCTCGGACGTTCTCTCGACAGAGGCGACAATTCCCGGGGCTTGCTGCGCACCAGAACTGGTCACGGATCCCCGTGCCACTGTAGCGACGGTTCGTTGGCGTCCTCCGGAATGCACGGGCGGCGCTCCTATCGCCGAATATCGAGTGGAAATAGCGGGCGACGACGGCGTCGTCAGACAGGCCTACACCGGATCACAGGTCGAATTCACGGTGAGAGATTTAACACCCGGTTCTCAGTATAGATTATGGGTGACCGCGTGTAACGCCGTAGGTGTGAGTGCGCCCTCACCCGCCCTCCGGTTCGAGACGAAGGCGGCTCCTCCCGACGCTCCGGAACCTCCAGTGGCCACGATCGAAAGCCCGACGAGTGCACGCCTCGAATGGATTCCGCCCGCTTCTAATGGCGCTCCGATCGTCGACTATCAAGTAGAAATGAGCGGAATAAACGTGGACGATTCGTTCACACAAGTCTATCGAGGAACCGAAACGACGTACGTGGTCGAAAGTTTGACCCCGTTCACTCCCTACTTTTTCCGCGTGTGCGCGACCAACGCGGCGGGACGCGGGCCGTGGTCGGGTATGAAGGATGCGCTGACCCCGCGAGCCCCTCCCGCCGCTCCGACGGGCATCCGACACGAATCGACCGCCGACTCGCTGCATCTGTTTTGGCGGGTGCCGGCGTGCCACGGAGCCGAGATCCTATCGTACCGAGTGAAAGTCGGAGAGGAAGCCTTCGAGTCCGAGGGGTCGACGCCGGAGCAGCTGGTGGAGGGCCTCGAGCCGAACACCGTGTACGGCGTTCGGGTGGCGGCCCTCAACGAGCTCGGGCTCGGCGAGTGGTCGGAGGAGGCTCGAGCGGGGACACGGCCGCGGCCACCGGCCCCGCCGCGACTGCGAGTGGCGCAGGCGGCGCACAACCACATCCGGCTCGAGTGGGCCGAAGCGACCGAGGGAGTCCAGTATTGCGTCGAGATGCGCGCCCCGGACGCGCGGGAGTTCCGACCCGTCTACCGTGGGTCGGCGCGCGCCTGCAAGGTGAAGAAGCTGCGAGAGGCGACAACGTACTGGTTTCGGATCCGGGCGAGCGAGGAACGCGGCGGCCGAGGCCCATGGTCGGCGGCGGTGGCCTCCACCACGCCCAGCGCACCACCTCCGGCGCCCGCGGCCCCATCTGCCACTCTCACTGCTCCGAAAGTCGCTCTCGTAGCCTGGGAACCTCTCGACGATGCCGAGTTCGTGCTACAGTGTGCCCGAGCTAAGGATGCCGTGTACAAACAG ATTTACTCTGGCACGGAGACGCAGTTCCAACTGGAAGATCTGGAATACAGCGCGGAGTATTTGTTGCGCGTATGCGCCGTGCGTAACGGGTTGACGAGCGCATGGTCCGGTGCAACTCGGCTCGCCGTGGGGGCGGCCCCGGTCGGGGGGCGCACTCGCCGTGCTCGGCCTCCGCGCACCCTGTCTCCCCGCCAGGTGGCGCTAGTGATGGCGGGCGGCTTCCTCCTGCTAGCGGTGCTGGTGGCGGTGCTAGTGCAGCGGCTGGTGGAGCCGGTGCCGTGA
- the LOC123707946 gene encoding fibronectin type-III domain-containing protein 3a isoform X2, with amino-acid sequence MCDSNEKLDEKEKAEGPTNGASGPQHFYNPGYTTHYHHVPPHHMQHSPPPPLYPKDERTQRQYSKLKQKLERKQNNRNNGTEINSGASTPSLSPRKELNGRGGGSGGASSGTWSEGEGSSAGASIQGDDDNDTQALLDLLSATRTPQVSDMTPTSALVQWNSPIPEGVTMPNVDLTYDLLLGDRGRYKAIYSGPSLSCRVRDLRPGCEYSVCLQIRAGELIGAASEAAIFRAPPAPPDQLPSARVTQRQRTSLLLRWPTATENGARVTHYILEMDSGEGFAEITRPRTRQHTVNNLRPQTRYRFRIAAVNECGRGEWSEETVVWTAGSPPPAPAPPLLSDPTTTALKLNWDRRADEEFTLQMDDASRGHGFLPVYSGPDCSHVCEGLRRATDYRFRLRCETADGQGPWSIEVTYTTLPERPGPPGRPAIRGKVHSRAFRLKWEPPGDDGGAKIDSYTLELDGGEGYRCTYQGTEREAHCDRLSPGTSYRARVRCANVAGESDWAVSDVLSTEATIPGACCAPELVTDPRATVATVRWRPPECTGGAPIAEYRVEIAGDDGVVRQAYTGSQVEFTVRDLTPGSQYRLWVTACNAVGVSAPSPALRFETKAAPPDAPEPPVATIESPTSARLEWIPPASNGAPIVDYQVEMSGINVDDSFTQVYRGTETTYVVESLTPFTPYFFRVCATNAAGRGPWSGMKDALTPRAPPAAPTGIRHESTADSLHLFWRVPACHGAEILSYRVKVGEEAFESEGSTPEQLVEGLEPNTVYGVRVAALNELGLGEWSEEARAGTRPRPPAPPRLRVAQAAHNHIRLEWAEATEGVQYCVEMRAPDAREFRPVYRGSARACKVKKLREATTYWFRIRASEERGGRGPWSAAVASTTPSAPPPAPAAPSATLTAPKVALVAWEPLDDAEFVLQCARAKDAVYKQIYSGTETQFQLEDLEYSAEYLLRVCAVRNGLTSAWSGATRLAVGAAPVGGRTRRARPPRTLSPRQVALVMAGGFLLLAVLVAVLVQRLVEPVP; translated from the exons ATGTGCGATTCCAATGAAAAACTTGATGAAAAGGAAAAAGCCGAG GGTCCCACAAATGGTGCAAGCGGTCCACAGCACTTCTACAATCCGGGGTACACAACACACTACCATCACGTGCCTCCACACCACATGCAGCATTCACCACCACCACCATTATACCCAAAAGATGAAAGAACTCAGCGGCAGTATTCAAAGCTAAAACAGAAGCTGGAAAGGAagcaaaataatagaaataatggCACAG AAATTAACTCCGGTGCCAGTACGCCGTCACTGTCGCCACGCAAAGAACTTAATGGACGTGGAGGAGGTAGTGGTGGAGCTTCATCAGGAACATGGTCAGAGGGCGAGGGTTCTTCAGCAGGTGCTTCAATACAGGGCGACGATGACAATGATACACAAGCTTTGCTAGATCTGCTGTCTGCTACGAGAACTCCTCAG GTCAGTGATATGACCCCAACAAGTGCTCTCGTGCAGTGGAACTCCCCAATACCAGAAGGTGTGACTATGCCCAATGTTGATCTGACATATGATTTACTACTGGGAGACCGTGGTCGGTACAAGGCTATTTATAGTGGACCTTCACTATCGTGCAG GGTAAGAGACTTGAGGCCTGGCTGTGAATACTCGGTGTGTCTACAAATCCGCGCCGGCGAGCTTATAGGCGCCGCGAGCGAGGCCGCCATTTTCCGCGCGCCCCCCGCACCCCCGGACCAACTGCCCTCCGCCCGCGTCACCCAGAGGCAGCGGACCTCGCTACTCCTACGCTGGCCTACCGCCACCGAAAACGGCGCCCGCGTCACCCACTACATTCTCGAAATGGACTCCGGCGAGGGCTTCGCAGAGATCACGCGACCGCGCACCCGCCAGCATACAGTAAACAACCTCCGACCGCAGACGCGGTACAGGTTCCGCATCGCGGCCGTGAACGAATGCGGCCGCGGAGAATGGAGCGAGGAGACCGTGGTGTGGACGGCTGGATCTCCGCCACCCGCGCCCGCCCCGCCACTCCTGTCCGACCCCACCACCACCGCGCTCAAGCTCAACTGGGATCGCCGCGCCGATGAGGAGTTCACTCTGCAGATGGACGACGCGAGCCGAGGGCACGGCTTCTTGCCGGTGTACAGCGGACCCGATTGCTCTCACGTGTGCGAGGGCCTACGGAGAGCCACGGACTATCGATTTCGATTACGTTGCGAGACCGCGGACGGCCAGGGCCCTTGGTCAATAGAAGTGACCTACACTACGCTTCCGGAGAGACCCGGCCCTCCCGGCCGACCGGCGATTCGCGGGAAGGTACATTCGCGAGCGTTCAGGCTCAAGTGGGAACCTCCCGGGGACGACGGTGGGGCCAAGATTGACTCCTACACGTTGGAGCTCGACGGCGGTGAAGGCTACCGCTGCACTTATCAAGGTACCGAACGAGAAGCACATTGCGACAGATTATCACCGGGAACGTCTTATCGTGCCAGAGTTCGGTGTGCAAACGTGGCCGGCGAGAGCGACTGGGCCGTCTCGGACGTTCTCTCGACAGAGGCGACAATTCCCGGGGCTTGCTGCGCACCAGAACTGGTCACGGATCCCCGTGCCACTGTAGCGACGGTTCGTTGGCGTCCTCCGGAATGCACGGGCGGCGCTCCTATCGCCGAATATCGAGTGGAAATAGCGGGCGACGACGGCGTCGTCAGACAGGCCTACACCGGATCACAGGTCGAATTCACGGTGAGAGATTTAACACCCGGTTCTCAGTATAGATTATGGGTGACCGCGTGTAACGCCGTAGGTGTGAGTGCGCCCTCACCCGCCCTCCGGTTCGAGACGAAGGCGGCTCCTCCCGACGCTCCGGAACCTCCAGTGGCCACGATCGAAAGCCCGACGAGTGCACGCCTCGAATGGATTCCGCCCGCTTCTAATGGCGCTCCGATCGTCGACTATCAAGTAGAAATGAGCGGAATAAACGTGGACGATTCGTTCACACAAGTCTATCGAGGAACCGAAACGACGTACGTGGTCGAAAGTTTGACCCCGTTCACTCCCTACTTTTTCCGCGTGTGCGCGACCAACGCGGCGGGACGCGGGCCGTGGTCGGGTATGAAGGATGCGCTGACCCCGCGAGCCCCTCCCGCCGCTCCGACGGGCATCCGACACGAATCGACCGCCGACTCGCTGCATCTGTTTTGGCGGGTGCCGGCGTGCCACGGAGCCGAGATCCTATCGTACCGAGTGAAAGTCGGAGAGGAAGCCTTCGAGTCCGAGGGGTCGACGCCGGAGCAGCTGGTGGAGGGCCTCGAGCCGAACACCGTGTACGGCGTTCGGGTGGCGGCCCTCAACGAGCTCGGGCTCGGCGAGTGGTCGGAGGAGGCTCGAGCGGGGACACGGCCGCGGCCACCGGCCCCGCCGCGACTGCGAGTGGCGCAGGCGGCGCACAACCACATCCGGCTCGAGTGGGCCGAAGCGACCGAGGGAGTCCAGTATTGCGTCGAGATGCGCGCCCCGGACGCGCGGGAGTTCCGACCCGTCTACCGTGGGTCGGCGCGCGCCTGCAAGGTGAAGAAGCTGCGAGAGGCGACAACGTACTGGTTTCGGATCCGGGCGAGCGAGGAACGCGGCGGCCGAGGCCCATGGTCGGCGGCGGTGGCCTCCACCACGCCCAGCGCACCACCTCCGGCGCCCGCGGCCCCATCTGCCACTCTCACTGCTCCGAAAGTCGCTCTCGTAGCCTGGGAACCTCTCGACGATGCCGAGTTCGTGCTACAGTGTGCCCGAGCTAAGGATGCCGTGTACAAACAG ATTTACTCTGGCACGGAGACGCAGTTCCAACTGGAAGATCTGGAATACAGCGCGGAGTATTTGTTGCGCGTATGCGCCGTGCGTAACGGGTTGACGAGCGCATGGTCCGGTGCAACTCGGCTCGCCGTGGGGGCGGCCCCGGTCGGGGGGCGCACTCGCCGTGCTCGGCCTCCGCGCACCCTGTCTCCCCGCCAGGTGGCGCTAGTGATGGCGGGCGGCTTCCTCCTGCTAGCGGTGCTGGTGGCGGTGCTAGTGCAGCGGCTGGTGGAGCCGGTGCCGTGA